The following coding sequences are from one Primulina eburnea isolate SZY01 chromosome 15, ASM2296580v1, whole genome shotgun sequence window:
- the LOC140815530 gene encoding uncharacterized protein, with product MGATMKSLETQIGQLANALKDQNKGQFPSNTEVNPKEQCKAVTLRSGKDLEVQSPKERVDSEKTVEESEVEGSTAEIKVEPPPVYKPTLPYPQRFKKKNLDDQFAKFLEIFKKIHINIPFADALEQMPNYAKFIKDVMSKKRKLQEFETVKLTEECSAILQKKLPQKLKDPGRNWSLEKLNQLLSPYSFRQKSHVSAWDRRGCTDMEEDHDAPLIFGRPFLATGRALIDVHKGLRDPLESCLIGAAGTLDEDNCWVSPVQVVPKKGGMTVVKNENDELISTLTVTGWRRCQEKNLVLNWEKCHFMVQEGIVLGHKVSSRGLEVDRAKAFEKIKMALVTAPIMIVSDWEQLFELMCDASDYAVGVVLGQRRDKFFRSIYYASRTMDAAQQNYTTTEKEMLAVVFAFDKFRPYLVGTKVIVFTDHAAIRYLFAKKDAKPRLIRWILLLQEFDFEVKDRKGCENQVADHLSRLELEEKEEEGAIQETFPDEQLFEVNSVHPWFADIANFLSCGTLPPDMSYHQKKKFVHDIKFFYWDDPFVYKRCADQVIRRCVEGFEAQQILEKCHSSPYGGHFGASRTTAKLLIMCRNGWKQSPSVLMTLML from the exons atgggtgccacaatgaaatctttgGAAACGCAAATCGGACAGTTGGCCAACGCTCTAAAAGATCAGAATAAGGGGCAATTTCCCAGTAACACAGAGGTGAACCCGAAAGAGCAGTGCAAGGCAGTCACTTTGAGGAGTGGGAAGGACTTAGAGGTACAGAGTCCCAAAGAGAGAGTGGAcagtgagaagacagttgaagaaaGTGAAGTGGAGGGATCCACGGCTGAAATCAAAGTTGAACCACCTCCAGTGTATAAGCCGACTCTACCCTATCCTCAGAGATTCAAGAAGAAGAATTTAGATGATCAGTTTGCAAAGTTcttggaaattttcaagaagataCACATCAACATACCATTTGCTGACGCTTTGGAACAAATGCcgaattatgcaaagtttatCAAGGATGTGATGTCTAAAAAGAGGAAGCTGCAAGAGTTTGAGACAGTGAAGCTTACTGAGGAGTGCAGTGCCATCCTACAAAAGAAATTACCACAAAAGttgaaagatccaggga GAAATTGGAGCTTGGAGAAGTTAAACCAACTACTATCACCCTACAGCTTCAGACAGAAGTCTCACGTATCCGCGTGGGATCGTCGAGGATGTACTG atatggaagaagatcatgATGCTCCATTGATCTTTGGGAGACCATTCTTGGCGACTGGAAGGGCATTGATTGATGTTCATAAGG GACTGAGGGATCCCTTGGAGAGCTGTCTGATAGGTGCGGCAGGAACTCTTGATGAAGATAATTG ctGGGTATCTCCTGTACAAGTAGTACCAAAAAAAGGTGGAATGACAGTggtaaaaaatgaaaatgatgaattaatatCTACTCTTACTgtaactggttggcga agatgccaAGAAAAGAACTTAGTTCTTAACTGGGAGAAATGCCactttatggtccaagagggcATAGTCCTTGGACATAAAGTGTCGTCTCGGGGATTAGAAGTGGACAGAGCCAAG gcattcgAGAAGATAAAAATGGCATTGGTGACTGCACCAATTATGATAGTGTCGGACTGGGAGCAGCTCTTTGAGCTGATGTGCGATGCAAGTGACTATGCAGTAGGTGTAGTGTTGGGCCAGAGACGTGATAAATTCTTTAGATCAATCTACTACGCAAGTCGTACCATGGATGCGGCACAGCAAAACTACACAACTACCGAAAAGGAgatgcttgcagtagtattCGCCTTTGACAAGTTCAGACCCTACTTGGTAGGTACAAAGGTAATCGTTTTCACTGATCATGCAGCTATCCGATACTTATTTGCCAAGAAGGACGCAAAGccacgcttgataaggtggatcttgttgctccaagagtttgattttgaagtAAAGGATAGAAAGGGATGCGAAAATCAAGTGGCTGACCACTTGTCAAGACTTGAGCTAGAAGAGAAGGAAGAAGAGGGAGCCATACAAGAGACATTTCCTGATGAGCAGCTTTTTGAGGTAAACTCTGTACatccttggtttgctgatattgcTAATTTTTTGTCTTGTGGAACCCTTCCCCCAGACATGAGCTACCATCAGAAGAAGAAATTCGTCCATGATATAAAGTTCTTCTATTGGGACGATCCGTTTGTGTATAAGAggtgtgctgaccaagtgattaggaggTGTGTGGAAGGTTTTGAAGCACAACAAATTTTGGAGAAGTGTCATTCTTCACCATATGGTGGACACTTTGGAGCGTCACGAACAAcggctaag ctgttgattatgtgtcgaaATGGATGGAAGCAATCGCCATCAGTACTAATGACTCTCATGTTGTAG